The Oscillatoria sp. FACHB-1407 genome window below encodes:
- the ilvD gene encoding dihydroxy-acid dehydratase, with product MPENLRSQSITQGLQRSPNRAMLRAVGFKDDDFTKPIVGVASAHSTITPCNMGIAPLATEAEAGIRAAGGMPQLFGTITVSDGISMGTEGMKYSLVSRDVIADSIETACNAQSMDGVLAIGGCDKNMPGAMIAMARMNIPAIFVYGGTIKPGHLNGQDLTLVSSFEAVGQYSAGRIDEAMLYAVERNACPGAGSCGGMFTANTMSAAFEAMGMSLMYSSTMSAVDPEKADNTALAGKVLVEAIRKQILPRDIITRKSIENAVSVVMAVGGSTNAVLHFLAIAHSAGVPWTIDDFETIRERVPVLCDLKPSGRYVATDLHAAGGIPQVMKMLLAHDLIHGDCLTITGETIAERLKDVPEEPRADQDVIRPWSNPMYATGHLAILKGNLATEGAVAKITGVKNPKITGPARVFESEEACLDAILAGKINAGDIIVIRYEGPKGGPGMREMLAPTSAIIGAGLGDSVGLITDGRFSGGTYGMVVGHVAPEAFEGGTIALVQEGDEITIDAHARLLQLNVPKEELEQRRAVWQRPAPRYTRGVLAKYAKLVSTSSLGAVTDLS from the coding sequence ATGCCAGAGAACCTTAGAAGCCAGAGCATCACTCAGGGTTTGCAGCGATCGCCCAACCGTGCCATGTTGCGAGCCGTTGGGTTCAAAGATGACGACTTCACCAAGCCAATTGTGGGAGTTGCGAGTGCCCATAGTACAATTACTCCTTGCAATATGGGAATTGCACCGCTCGCCACAGAAGCCGAAGCAGGCATTCGAGCAGCAGGTGGAATGCCCCAACTGTTTGGAACGATCACCGTCAGTGATGGCATTTCGATGGGTACGGAAGGGATGAAATACTCTCTCGTATCACGCGATGTAATTGCAGACTCCATTGAGACTGCCTGTAATGCTCAAAGTATGGACGGTGTACTGGCGATCGGGGGCTGCGACAAGAATATGCCCGGTGCAATGATTGCCATGGCACGCATGAATATTCCTGCCATTTTTGTGTATGGCGGCACGATTAAACCTGGGCATCTCAATGGTCAAGATTTAACTCTCGTGAGTTCCTTTGAAGCGGTTGGACAGTACAGTGCAGGCAGAATTGATGAAGCAATGCTGTATGCCGTAGAGCGCAATGCCTGCCCAGGCGCGGGTTCCTGTGGTGGGATGTTTACAGCAAATACAATGTCTGCTGCATTTGAAGCGATGGGCATGAGCTTAATGTATTCGTCTACAATGTCTGCGGTTGATCCAGAAAAAGCAGACAATACAGCACTGGCTGGAAAAGTTTTAGTGGAGGCAATCCGCAAGCAAATTTTGCCGCGAGACATCATTACACGTAAATCGATTGAAAATGCAGTGTCAGTGGTAATGGCAGTCGGTGGTTCTACCAATGCTGTTTTGCACTTTTTGGCGATCGCCCACTCTGCTGGAGTTCCTTGGACAATTGATGATTTTGAAACCATTCGTGAACGAGTTCCAGTTCTATGCGATCTCAAACCATCGGGACGGTATGTGGCAACGGATCTTCATGCGGCAGGTGGCATCCCTCAGGTCATGAAAATGCTGCTGGCACACGATCTGATTCATGGCGATTGCTTAACGATTACTGGAGAAACGATCGCAGAACGCCTCAAAGACGTGCCTGAAGAACCGCGAGCCGATCAAGATGTCATTCGCCCCTGGAGCAATCCAATGTATGCTACCGGACATCTGGCAATCCTCAAAGGCAATTTGGCAACTGAAGGAGCCGTTGCAAAAATTACAGGCGTTAAAAATCCTAAAATTACCGGACCAGCACGGGTGTTTGAGTCCGAAGAAGCTTGTTTGGATGCCATTCTTGCAGGCAAAATCAACGCAGGAGATATCATTGTCATTCGCTATGAAGGTCCTAAAGGGGGTCCCGGAATGCGAGAAATGTTGGCTCCAACTTCGGCAATTATTGGCGCAGGTCTGGGCGATTCCGTTGGGCTCATCACAGATGGACGCTTTTCGGGTGGAACGTATGGCATGGTAGTCGGTCACGTTGCACCGGAGGCATTTGAAGGTGGAACCATTGCACTGGTGCAAGAAGGCGACGAAATCACAATTGATGCCCATGCCCGATTGCTACAACTGAATGTGCCAAAGGAAGAACTTGAACAACGCCGTGCTGTCTGGCAACGCCCTGCCCCCCGCTATACGCGAGGCGTCTTAGCAAAGTATGCAAAATTGGTTTCGACGAGCAGTTTGGGTGCAGTTACGGATTTGAGCTAG
- a CDS encoding LysR substrate-binding domain-containing protein has translation MIELRHLRYFVAVAEELHFNRAAERLHIAQPPLSQQIKQLETELGVELFYRRTKRQVQLTEAGQVLLQAAYRILAQIEQAMSDTQRAGKGETGTLTIGFTSTVVYDVLPAILSQYREQFPNVNLVLQELTTTQQEEALQNHQIEVGFCHPPLKEDSLQLESILQEPLVVALPETHPLASKTTIPVSSLAHESFILFPRHLGPGLYDQIVSFCQQSNFNPKVTQEAVQMQTIIGLVSAKMGIALVPASLQNLQRTGVVYKPLQGETPQVEVAIAWRAEIVSPVLHEFLKVVRLYIKEKYDYNNCLDSC, from the coding sequence ATGATAGAACTGCGTCACCTTCGCTATTTTGTAGCGGTTGCGGAAGAACTCCACTTTAATCGGGCTGCTGAGCGGTTGCACATCGCTCAACCCCCACTCAGTCAGCAAATCAAGCAGTTAGAGACAGAACTGGGAGTAGAGTTGTTTTACCGCCGCACAAAGCGACAAGTTCAGTTAACCGAAGCAGGACAGGTTTTATTGCAGGCGGCTTACCGAATCTTGGCTCAAATCGAACAGGCAATGAGCGATACGCAACGGGCAGGCAAAGGCGAAACGGGAACACTCACAATTGGGTTTACAAGTACGGTTGTTTACGATGTTTTGCCTGCTATTTTGTCTCAATATCGGGAGCAATTTCCAAATGTGAATCTTGTCTTACAGGAGTTGACCACAACTCAACAAGAAGAAGCGTTGCAGAATCATCAAATTGAAGTTGGGTTTTGTCATCCACCGCTTAAGGAAGATAGTTTGCAATTAGAATCGATTTTGCAAGAACCACTGGTCGTAGCATTGCCAGAAACTCACCCGCTTGCAAGTAAAACAACCATTCCAGTCAGTTCACTTGCACATGAATCTTTTATTTTGTTTCCGCGCCATCTTGGCCCCGGTCTGTATGACCAAATTGTTAGTTTTTGCCAGCAATCGAACTTTAATCCAAAGGTTACGCAGGAAGCGGTTCAGATGCAGACAATTATTGGATTGGTTTCAGCAAAGATGGGAATTGCGCTGGTTCCGGCTTCCCTACAAAATCTGCAACGAACAGGTGTTGTTTATAAACCGCTACAAGGTGAAACGCCGCAAGTTGAAGTTGCGATCGCCTGGCGAGCGGAGATAGTTTCACCCGTTTTACACGAATTCCTGAAGGTTGTCAGACTGTACATTAAGGA
- a CDS encoding mannitol dehydrogenase family protein gives MTNTGSIIKLNEQSLPHLQTNVQIPQYDRHRVTNGIVHIGVGGFHRAHQALYLDNYLHHSGDHQWGICGVGLLEFDQKMRDALQSQDCLYTLVERSQEGDRARVIGSITKYLFAPDNRNAVIAALVDPRCRIVSLTITEAGYYYIEGTGELDANHPTIQHDVQHPDEPIGVFGFLTAALKGRLQSGLKPFTVLSCDNLQGNGKIAKKMLTAFAELQDPELSKWIAGHVAFPNNMVDRITPATTPSDVDMVRDQFGIEDQFPVVAEPFLQWVIEDHFCAGRPNWETVGVQMTDDVHPYEMMKIRLLNASHLLIGYLGTLTDYTYVHDVMADPLIRQAIDRLMNEVTPTLQPIPGINLDDYKKTLIERFANPKIRDQLPRLCLNSSAKIPKFILGSLQDALRQEGAIDYMSLAIAAWFRYLKGQDEQGKPIAIDDPMAEILTQRAHSGGVDPTPLLSLTEIFGDLLHSSRFVDAVTHHLRSFNERGVKGTLSQL, from the coding sequence ATGACAAACACAGGTTCAATCATCAAGTTAAATGAGCAATCCTTGCCTCATCTACAAACTAATGTTCAAATTCCTCAATACGATCGCCATCGAGTAACGAACGGCATTGTGCATATTGGTGTTGGTGGATTTCATCGAGCACATCAGGCGTTATATCTCGACAACTATTTGCATCACAGCGGTGATCACCAGTGGGGCATCTGTGGTGTTGGCTTGCTGGAGTTCGACCAAAAAATGCGCGATGCTCTCCAGTCGCAGGACTGTTTGTATACGCTGGTAGAGCGTTCACAGGAAGGCGATCGCGCCCGTGTGATCGGTTCCATTACTAAATATCTGTTTGCACCGGATAATCGCAACGCTGTGATTGCAGCACTAGTTGATCCGCGTTGTCGCATTGTGTCGCTAACAATTACCGAAGCGGGGTATTACTACATTGAGGGAACAGGTGAACTAGATGCCAATCACCCAACTATTCAACATGATGTGCAACACCCAGATGAACCCATTGGCGTGTTTGGGTTTTTAACAGCTGCATTAAAGGGGCGACTTCAATCAGGTCTAAAACCGTTCACGGTGTTGTCGTGCGATAACTTGCAAGGTAACGGCAAGATCGCTAAAAAAATGCTGACTGCCTTCGCAGAATTACAAGATCCGGAGTTGTCTAAGTGGATCGCGGGACATGTTGCATTTCCTAATAACATGGTCGATCGCATTACTCCTGCAACCACTCCATCCGATGTAGACATGGTACGCGATCAATTTGGGATTGAAGATCAATTTCCAGTGGTGGCAGAACCGTTTTTGCAGTGGGTGATTGAGGATCATTTTTGTGCGGGCAGACCCAACTGGGAAACGGTTGGTGTGCAAATGACAGATGACGTTCATCCCTACGAAATGATGAAGATTCGTCTTCTCAATGCCAGTCACCTACTGATCGGGTATTTGGGAACGCTCACCGACTATACCTATGTTCATGACGTGATGGCTGATCCGCTGATTCGGCAAGCGATCGATCGCCTGATGAATGAGGTCACACCCACGCTGCAACCGATCCCTGGTATTAATTTGGACGACTACAAAAAGACTTTGATTGAACGGTTTGCCAATCCTAAAATTCGTGATCAGTTGCCGCGCCTTTGTCTCAACAGTTCTGCCAAAATTCCTAAATTCATTCTAGGGTCACTCCAGGATGCATTGCGGCAGGAAGGGGCGATCGATTATATGAGTTTGGCGATCGCTGCCTGGTTTCGTTACCTCAAAGGACAGGATGAACAGGGCAAGCCGATTGCTATCGATGATCCAATGGCAGAGATTTTGACTCAACGCGCCCATTCTGGAGGAGTTGATCCCACACCACTGCTCAGTCTCACGGAGATCTTTGGTGACTTGCTCCACTCATCTCGATTTGTGGACGCTGTTACACACCACTTACGCAGCTTTAATGAGCGCGGAGTCAAAGGAACACTATCTCAACTGTAA
- a CDS encoding PAS domain-containing protein, with protein sequence MKRDKAGKFAQSWSGESKQSVKLSLTHTAWQLLERQAGELGISRSELVERYARSHQKPCCQENSMPPVAISESLPSEASLVEQIAVLRQHNRHLQNQIAECQQRMDELQSQEQRFQRMVDAIPHMVWVCRSNGEVEYFNQQSLDAFGITLEQLLAEGWHPLVHPDDLQRTVDAWSASVTTGTPYQLEYRLKLADGSYRWYLAQALPDRDASGHITRWFGTCTEIEASKQLEQKLQQQADAQMNERQWLEAVLNLLPTPLILVDPEQCRVTFSNRAANAIAGVDLVKDVGTTYNEDYHCKDAAGQVIPPEQLPAVQAAQGEKIVGAEISWHTPAGVFPLLVHTDLLPAMHDRSATSIVVFQNISERKRIEEQLKESQRFIKQVADATPGILYIYDLIEQHNVYINRQIGEVLGYTPDAVRAMGNTLFLTLMHPEDLASLPAHIERFDRAQDGEVIEREYRMRHANGEWRWLWSRDLVFSRTETGVPRQVLGISHDITDRKQAELVSTQLYQAEQAARTQAEASEQRFRFLAESIPQMVWVAQADGFTEYYNQRWFQYTGLTLEESQNAKGSFRHPDDHDRFGKAWVKAVTNKETFQSEQRIRRADGSYRWHLTRAFPLLDEKGEILKWFGSCTDIDDWKRMEQTQRFLAQASQTFVAASLDLPTILDTVTRLASELTQDVCVLNLLSGDRHAFNHVSFYHPDPEIRAFVGDLLERHPHCIDAELGERVMQTGESLLIPVTSQADAATIKSEYRLYLEQFQVRSVLLVPLKVQGQPMGVLSLTRHAPADPHTQDDLNLFQDLADRATMAIANAKLYQQAEQARQQAERTADRTARLQAVTAALSESLTPVQVAEVIAQQTSAVVNAASVMVALLTPKKDELEVIHFLGYDAEIAPEWRRFSLTVATPLTDAIRTGQPMWEETLEERITRYPHLANVYARAPYPAWISLPLMVEGQAVGGITVTFAQSPQLKPDDRAFMLSLAQQCAQAIARAQLYEAEQQARAQAEAANRTKDEFLAVLSHELRTPMNPILGWARLLQQGNLDAERTAIALETIERNAKLQAQLIEDLLDVSRILQGKLRLNISPVSPVATIAAALETVRLSAEAKGIEIQTVLDSKTGWINGDASRLQQIVWNLLSNAVKFTPSGGRVEVRLEQVGTCIQIQVSDTGQGINPDFLPHVFEYFRQADSSTTRRFGGLGLGLAIVRHLVELHGGMVRVESPGEGLGATFTIRLPILTTQRDASTDIQPSLVSPDLSGMQILVVDDDPDTRKYIAFMLEQAGATVSIAASATEALMKLTQSKPDLLLSDIGMPGMNGYMLIRQVRALPLERGGNIPAIALTAYAGDCDQQQALEAGFQHHVAKPVEPDQLLKLIADLTRVDLSRV encoded by the coding sequence ATGAAGCGTGATAAAGCAGGCAAATTCGCTCAATCCTGGAGCGGGGAATCCAAACAGTCTGTCAAATTGTCTCTGACCCATACGGCATGGCAATTGTTAGAGCGGCAAGCCGGAGAATTAGGCATTTCCCGTTCTGAACTGGTTGAGCGATATGCCCGCTCCCACCAGAAACCTTGCTGTCAGGAAAACAGCATGCCGCCAGTGGCAATATCGGAAAGTCTTCCATCTGAAGCATCACTGGTGGAACAAATTGCTGTGTTGCGGCAACACAATCGACACCTGCAAAATCAGATTGCTGAGTGTCAACAACGAATGGATGAGTTGCAGTCGCAGGAGCAGCGATTTCAGCGAATGGTGGACGCCATTCCCCATATGGTTTGGGTTTGCCGATCGAACGGTGAGGTGGAGTATTTTAACCAGCAGAGTTTGGATGCGTTTGGAATTACTCTAGAGCAATTGTTGGCTGAGGGATGGCATCCTCTCGTGCATCCAGATGATTTGCAGCGCACCGTTGATGCTTGGAGCGCATCGGTGACTACTGGTACTCCCTATCAACTGGAATATCGCCTGAAACTGGCAGATGGTTCCTATCGGTGGTATTTAGCACAGGCATTACCTGATCGAGATGCGAGTGGGCATATCACTCGTTGGTTTGGCACCTGCACCGAGATTGAAGCGAGCAAACAGTTAGAACAGAAGCTTCAGCAACAAGCAGATGCCCAAATGAATGAGCGGCAATGGTTAGAAGCCGTGCTCAATTTGTTGCCAACCCCGTTGATTCTGGTTGATCCAGAGCAGTGCCGCGTGACATTCTCCAATCGGGCTGCAAACGCGATCGCAGGAGTCGATCTGGTTAAGGATGTTGGCACAACTTACAACGAAGACTATCACTGTAAAGATGCCGCAGGACAGGTGATTCCGCCGGAGCAGCTTCCGGCAGTACAAGCAGCACAGGGAGAGAAAATTGTTGGTGCAGAGATTAGTTGGCATACTCCCGCTGGGGTCTTTCCGCTGTTGGTACACACAGATTTGTTACCTGCCATGCACGATCGCTCTGCAACCAGTATCGTCGTTTTTCAAAACATTAGCGAACGGAAGCGAATTGAGGAACAACTGAAGGAAAGTCAGCGGTTTATTAAGCAAGTTGCTGATGCAACTCCTGGAATTCTCTACATCTATGATCTGATCGAACAACACAATGTTTATATCAATCGTCAAATTGGCGAGGTTTTAGGATACACACCTGATGCAGTCAGGGCAATGGGCAACACTTTGTTCCTGACGCTGATGCATCCTGAAGATTTAGCAAGCTTACCCGCTCACATAGAACGCTTTGACCGTGCTCAGGATGGAGAGGTCATTGAGCGAGAATATCGGATGCGTCATGCTAATGGAGAATGGCGTTGGTTGTGGAGCCGAGATTTGGTCTTTTCACGCACTGAAACGGGTGTGCCCCGTCAGGTTCTGGGAATTTCTCATGATATTACTGACCGCAAACAGGCTGAACTCGTTAGTACACAGCTTTATCAGGCAGAGCAAGCTGCACGGACACAGGCAGAAGCCAGTGAGCAACGCTTTCGGTTTCTCGCAGAATCGATTCCCCAAATGGTGTGGGTGGCTCAAGCTGATGGCTTTACTGAGTACTATAATCAGCGGTGGTTCCAATACACCGGGTTGACGCTGGAGGAAAGCCAGAATGCAAAAGGCAGCTTCCGCCATCCTGATGACCATGATCGCTTTGGTAAGGCTTGGGTTAAGGCAGTCACGAACAAGGAAACTTTTCAATCTGAACAGCGGATCAGACGCGCTGATGGTAGTTATCGCTGGCATTTAACGCGAGCTTTCCCGCTACTCGATGAGAAGGGTGAGATCCTCAAATGGTTTGGCTCCTGCACGGATATCGATGATTGGAAGCGAATGGAGCAAACTCAACGCTTTTTAGCTCAAGCCTCTCAAACCTTTGTGGCAGCAAGTTTAGATTTGCCAACGATTTTAGACACAGTGACTCGTTTAGCAAGTGAGCTAACCCAGGATGTCTGCGTCCTCAATTTGTTGAGTGGCGATCGCCACGCCTTCAACCATGTTTCTTTCTACCATCCCGATCCGGAGATTCGAGCGTTTGTTGGAGACTTGTTAGAACGGCATCCCCACTGCATAGATGCCGAACTTGGGGAACGGGTGATGCAAACTGGGGAATCCTTGCTAATACCCGTCACGTCTCAAGCCGATGCGGCTACCATCAAATCGGAATATCGCCTCTACCTGGAACAATTTCAAGTGCGTAGTGTACTGCTCGTTCCGCTGAAGGTGCAGGGACAACCGATGGGTGTGCTCAGCCTCACCCGTCATGCCCCTGCTGATCCGCATACGCAAGATGATCTGAATCTATTTCAAGATCTGGCAGATCGAGCGACGATGGCGATCGCCAACGCAAAACTGTATCAGCAGGCAGAGCAAGCCCGCCAACAGGCCGAACGAACGGCGGATCGTACAGCCCGTCTACAAGCCGTTACCGCTGCCCTATCAGAATCATTAACTCCAGTGCAGGTGGCAGAAGTGATTGCACAGCAAACGTCTGCTGTGGTGAACGCTGCCTCCGTGATGGTGGCACTTTTGACACCCAAAAAAGATGAATTGGAGGTCATTCATTTTCTGGGTTATGACGCAGAGATTGCACCGGAATGGCGACGCTTCTCGTTAACCGTTGCCACCCCTTTGACAGACGCCATTCGCACAGGACAACCGATGTGGGAGGAAACCCTGGAGGAGCGTATCACCCGGTATCCCCATCTCGCGAACGTCTATGCCCGGGCTCCGTATCCCGCCTGGATTTCTCTGCCGTTAATGGTTGAAGGACAGGCTGTTGGCGGGATAACGGTTACGTTTGCCCAATCCCCTCAGCTAAAACCAGACGATCGCGCATTTATGCTCTCGCTAGCACAACAGTGTGCCCAGGCGATCGCCCGTGCCCAGCTTTATGAAGCTGAACAACAAGCCAGAGCCCAGGCTGAAGCGGCGAATCGAACCAAGGATGAATTCCTGGCAGTCCTGTCCCACGAGTTACGAACGCCCATGAATCCTATTCTGGGCTGGGCAAGATTGCTGCAACAGGGAAATTTGGATGCTGAAAGAACGGCGATCGCGCTGGAAACGATTGAACGGAATGCAAAACTTCAGGCTCAACTGATTGAAGATCTGCTGGATGTCTCCCGAATCCTGCAAGGCAAACTGAGATTGAACATTAGCCCTGTTTCTCCGGTTGCGACGATCGCGGCAGCCCTCGAAACGGTGCGATTGTCGGCAGAAGCAAAAGGTATTGAAATTCAAACCGTACTGGATTCTAAAACTGGATGGATTAATGGAGATGCGAGCCGCTTACAGCAGATCGTATGGAATTTGCTCTCTAATGCCGTGAAATTTACCCCATCGGGTGGTCGTGTTGAGGTGCGCCTGGAGCAAGTTGGAACCTGTATTCAAATTCAAGTCAGTGATACAGGACAGGGGATCAACCCTGATTTTCTACCGCATGTTTTTGAATATTTCCGGCAGGCGGATAGCAGTACAACCCGTCGCTTTGGCGGATTGGGTTTAGGGTTGGCGATCGTTCGTCATCTGGTTGAACTGCATGGAGGAATGGTTCGTGTAGAAAGCCCTGGTGAAGGATTAGGTGCCACCTTTACGATTCGATTACCAATCCTGACCACTCAACGAGACGCAAGCACTGACATCCAACCTTCGCTCGTCTCACCGGATCTGAGTGGAATGCAGATTCTTGTGGTTGATGATGATCCAGATACGCGCAAATATATTGCCTTCATGTTAGAGCAAGCTGGAGCGACTGTTTCAATTGCTGCTTCTGCAACGGAAGCACTCATGAAACTAACCCAGTCTAAGCCAGATCTGTTGTTAAGCGACATTGGAATGCCGGGTATGAACGGTTATATGCTGATCCGTCAGGTTCGAGCTTTACCGTTGGAACGGGGCGGAAACATTCCGGCGATCGCTCTAACTGCCTATGCCGGAGACTGTGATCAACAACAAGCCCTTGAGGCTGGTTTTCAGCACCATGTTGCCAAGCCAGTAGAGCCAGATCAACTGCTCAAACTGATTGCGGATTTGACGCGAGTTGATTTGTCCCGTGTTTAA